Genomic DNA from Pleurodeles waltl isolate 20211129_DDA chromosome 1_2, aPleWal1.hap1.20221129, whole genome shotgun sequence:
TGTCAATGGGTGCCCCCTGTGTTAAACTGTTGATTCTTATCTTTTTGTATACGATTTTTTTTAAGAGGGTTGGTATTTTACTCCCTTCCCTCTGTATCTCATTAAAGctcttttttaattatttcaaaTACTTTATATTCATAACATTGCCACATGTCAGTTTTTCACACGGAAGTAAGGACGCTTAACAcgtaggaatatttttttttttcctactacaAGATGGCGCCCGATTACAACATCTCAGAATGGTGTACTTACGTTCGGGATTGTCGGACGTTTCTTTGGAGCAGTCTAGTCACACGAGACTAGACTTCAGCCGCTGGTACTTCAATGGACAGCAGGGGGACGCTGTGTGCGCTACTTGCCCATCGGAGCTCTTGACACTGGGCTTTGTGATATGTCAATTTGTTTTTCTGATCATAGGAGGTAAGCGGGGGGTTTCATTTTCAATTACGCGTTAATTTAGCGTAACGTTTTTACTGTCAGCAGTACCGTTAAGAGTTTTCAAAATATGCTTCTCTCTTGCCAACAGTGAATTTAGTGTTTAATCACACACCACTAACCCTCTACGGAGTTTCACACAGAGCCATCTAACAGTAGGTTTCTGTGTACTACGTTGAGTTTGACACACGAGGTGCATCACCTTTTTCTCCCCTTTAAATTTGTTTTGACAATCAATTATTTTGTTTACAGTTTATTCTATTTTATATACCAGAGGGATTGTTTGGCCACGGAATGCATTGATTCTTTGCGCTATACTTATTTGAGGTATGTTTGTTTACTCCAGAGTTAACCTTATataattaataatatattttttactgCATGAGTTATGGATACTCTGACAAACTTAGTTTAATAGGTCTTGCTTCTGGTCTTTCTACTAAGGGTTTGGTGTTTAGTTTGGTTTCTGCTGATTGTGTGGCTTTCTTTTTCTTCACGTGGGTTGCCATGGTTTCTCATGCCCTCTCCAAATCGGATGGTATGGCTGAGAGGTTTTTCTCTCATGGCTTTAATACACACTTTTTTGTTATGAGGATTCACTTGAATGCATTAAGGGTGACGATCACTAAGTCATGTGGGTCTCTTTTTTTTGTACAGTAATCCTATTGTCAAAACTTATGATTTTATTGAATCATGTGTATATTACATATATGTTctaccttatgtttatgtatcttggtattctttacagccctgaggaagtcacgggGAGTACttcctcccatgacgaaacacgtgttggctgttttctgtgttCCATTAAAGATGAACCTTTCATCCTAAGGACTCCATTGGAAATTCTGTTCATCTGTATGATCTATCTAAATTTGATCACTGATTTGTTAATACAGTACCTATGAATTACTGATCTTATATGTGCATTTCACCAGTGCCTTGGTctctgttgaatttgtttttgtctctGTGAGATACTATTGGAGGAGGGGGAAGATATCCTCCGGCCTAGAGCACCGTGCCTTGAATTGGTTATATCTTTACTATTAATGAGGTGAATGTTGAGAGCGTTTATATCCCTTAGTTTTTTCTTCCCAATTTCTGTTTATTATCCAATTCATATGtatgttttttcttctcttctgtttttctcttttcctcccCTGTTTTCTTTTACTATTCGCTCTCTTATACctttcctgatttatacttttgactcccccacccccctcttcctccttttaTTCTTACACCCCATCCTAACCATGGCCTTTCCTTATACCTCTCAGTGAATTCCTATTGGTCTCTTACCACCCCTGACCGTATCCCATTCTTATTGCGAAACATTGCGACTTATATTCCTCAATGACTAGCAGTACATCTTTGAGAGACTCGAGAAGAAGATAATTAGGTCATCTGACTAGTATTTAGTTTGACTGCTACTATAATAGAGCTATATAACAAGAACATCATGGAGCGAATGGGttcttgtcctttttgtttttcttctttttcttttacaaGATTGTTATAATGGAACGCCAAACGAACTTTTGTTTGTATTTGCATTGTTATACGAAAACTGTCACGGCTTTGGCAAATGACATGGATGAAGATAAGTGAGATTTAAAAATGTAAGTACCCATACGGAATATTTAAAGAAAGCAGACATGTATATTAATACTGAATCACAGAATGAATATTTGTGATTGTCGCCTACGCTAAGAGAAGATACGATTAGAAATAGGAATGGAATAGAATAATAGAATATTTTCTGTAAACTGTGTAATATGGtgcaattaataataaaaaaatacaacacacaaaaaaaatatcacTGTCCTTATCCCTAATCGTAACACTTCACTCACTGGTTTTCTGGTAAGGGTAACCAAATTTGACTATTTGGGTgtgagacttaggccctgatttatactttttgactcaaacctgtgtaaaaagtatagtgccggctagcgccattcccgaGTGCCATCtgagtgccatatttaaggaatggcgcaagccagcactaaggcccggttagcgtcaaaatacatgacactaaccgggtggggaggtgcagggaaaactggaggttgtgcgtgaaagaatggtgctagtcaggttagagtcaaaataatgactctaacctgactagcaccattgttAGACACACAACCCCCTTGGACATgattcctgtctaagtaaagacaggagtcttgaCCCCCAGCccaattgggcacagtgccatgcagggggcccaagttacggcccgagagggaaaaaaaaatacatacttaccaggacttacctgggatgggtccccatccTGTGATGTaactctggtgtgggtaggggtgtccctggggccaaggaaGGGGACCCataggcactttccatggtctctgaccatggaaacatgtcCACAGGTCCTCtatcccctgccctgacccaggcgttaaataatggtataAAGCAAGCTTTGGAGTGATGGAGATGTGGCTTTAGCCCAGTTGAGTTTGGTAACTTCTCCTGGGACACTGCTGGTAGATCTTCTTAAGGGCAATGAAGAGGTCCATTGTTCACCTCCTCCTTGCGTGTAATGTCCGTTTCCTCATGCTGCCAAAGTGCAGCTGTTTGTGAGTATCTGGGTGGGTTTCCTCACCCTGTTGGCACGTTGTTCATTTTCCTCAGTACTGATGCTAATTTATTTTGTCTGCCTTGGACCTTAACAATCTTCACTCTTGGAGCTGATTTCCACTTGTTTTGCCATCTCTGTCCATTGAAAAGCAATGGAGACCAAACAAATGATGAGTGTGTATGTCCAAAACCTCATTGACATCCAACTGCTTATGAAAAAGTATCTACATTCAATGTGATCAAGATTGGCATTGCAAGCACTCTGCTATCTTCTTACAATCAATTGTGTAATTTTTATCTTCcacttttagcactggttattttaaattattaaaatGGAAAGCAACATTAGATCTAACTTCAAAGTCTTAAAACCAGGCCGACAATGCAAAGCATTATTCTAAAAATAGATCTACATAGGTATGAAAGGGTCACATCAGCTGTTCCAACTTTGCCACCAGGCCTGCTAGACGACTGCCTACAAGGAAATACTAATGCAGCAAATTACCCTCCTAGACTTGTTTGCACTTGTCTAAGAAATAGGACTTGCAAAGCCAAGTGTGAGAAATAATTCTGCCACAcaggaattggcagaatttggccagatcACTGCGTTAGAAGAGAAATGCAGAGTTGCCCAAATTCCAACAATTCAGCAGACAGAACAGAATATTCTGCCCACTCCTATACAGGACAGGGTAGGAGAAATTCCCCAGTCACTGGCTAGTGACCAAGGTAGCACAGACACCTCACAGGCCATGGGAATGAGGCCCTGAGACTTACATTTGGAGCTTTATATTTTCTAGACAATTTTAGCTGTAAAACTTTGCAAATTGATATCCCAGAATCCTCTTATCTAATATTAATTGCTTTGGTGTCTTTTGCTTATTAGATTATTATTTTGTATACTAAATTCACTTGGGAATTTCATTGCGTTATAGTACTGACTTGGTACTGTTCGATCTTAAGACCGGACCAGGTTGTATTTATTAACTTGAAAAGGGTCCCCATTTCCAAACATTAACCCATTTTCTGACAGGATTACTCAGAACTGTGTAGGATgttttgctaatcctgcaaagcgtcagtctagcatcaaaaatattgacactagtcCCCTACATACCGCcaatgtgcgccgtattttaaatacggtgcacacatggtggtgttagggggtggtaaggggtgcaagaaaagtggcgctgcacaggtgcagcaccagttttcttaaatatgcccttatgtgttttttctttcGTCCACTAACATACGATACCAGGTGACTGGAAAATAGGAGTGTGGGAGTAGCGTATTGGCCAACATGCATTGCAAAGTAGATTTTGTGCATGGCAGTTCATCTGTTGCTGCAGTGTAAGGTGCTTTACTGTGGTTTGGGTGTGCCACAGCACAATCCCTTCATGAATCTATCCCAATATGCcataagtggcggtaataccatccCATGTTTGTGATATGGACTTATCAAAAACGCAAATGAGAGGCACACCAACCAATGGCTGATGGGACTGACAAATGACCATCTCTCTGCACATTATCTTTTGACATCAAAAGATCTGACCTAAACCGGTCTCTAACAAACCTAAAACAGCTGATGTTTATAAAGCGACCATCACTGTGTACATTCTTTTAATGTGGCATTCACTTTTTGCACTGGATAAACTTCTTGCTTTGGCCGGCCGTTTGATGGCGTACGTGAAAAGAAAACATGTGCATGTATTTATAGTGAAAATGAAATCAGACCCTTTCCTTAAGTAAGTTACCAGTAACACGTTTAGtatatcatttaaaaaaagttCTAATATTAGCAGTaatgaaaagatttttttttgctaataGGTACTCACAATAGCTGCCCTATGTTTTAAATTGGATCATTTCAGTGTATATTCATGTGGAGTGATTTAATgcgttatttaaaataaaatatttagttaTTTATAATAACTGTTGTTGACACTTTCACTTAATCTCTTTTCTCTCTTATATTTTTGTAGGTTCTGATGGGGATTTTCCACTTAGGTTTCTTATCCATCTACCTTTCTGAACCGATGTTGGATGGATTTGCGACAGGCGCATCCTTAACAATTTTGACAGCGCAGGTCAAGTACCTCCTAGGAATAAAAATTCCACGTAGCCAGGGATTTGGAATGATCATAACAACATGGATAAacatttttcagaatatatcaCAAACAAATTTCTGTGACGTGATCACGAGCGCTATTTGTATTGCTGTGTTAGTGACCGCCAAGGAGCTCGGAGATCGATACAAAAAGAAACTGAAGATCCCTCTTCCTACTGAACTGGTAGTCGTTGTGGTTGCCACTCTCATATCACAtttttgtgaattaaacaaaacgTATGGATCAAGTGTCTCTGGGAACATTCCCACTGGGTTTATCCCTCCTAAGGTGCCAAATTTTGGACTTATCCCACGTGTAGCGCTGGACGCCATCCCCCTTGCAGTGGTGAGCTTTGCTTTTACGATTTCACTTTCTGAGATGTTTGCAAAGAAATATGTCTACACTATTAAAGCCAACCAGGAAATGTTTGCCATTGGATTCTGTAACATCATTCCCTCATTCTTTCACTCCTTCACCACCAGTGCAGCACTGGCAAAGACCCTTGTCAAATCCTCCACCGGATGCCAGACCCAAGTCTCCAGTGTTGTTAGTGCAGTTGTGGTTCTTCTAGTGCTTCTGTTCTTTGCTCCCCTGTTCTATTCGCTGCAGAAATGTGTTTTGGCGTGCATCATCATCGTGAGCTTGAGAGGCGCTCTAAGGAAATTTAGAGACCTCCCAGCAAGATGGCAGCTCAACAAAATCGACACGATGGTGTGGTGCACCACCGTTCTTTCTTCAGCCCTCATCAGTACCGAGATGGGGCTTCTCATTGGAATCATTGTTTCAATGCTATGCATTATTGTCAGGACTCAGAGGCCTCACTCTGCCTTGCTCAGCCAAATCCCAAACACAGTCTTCTATGAAGATGAGGGGAAGTATGAAAACCTTAGCCCCATTCCGCAGGTCAAGATCTTCCGCTTTGAGGCACCACTTTACTATGCGAACAACGGTTTCTTCCAAAAAGATCTGTACAAAATGGTTGGGCTGGACCCAGCTCTGGAAATCGCGAAGAGGAAAAAGATCTTGAGGAAAGAAAGAGAATCGGGGgagaagaaaaacagagaaaaagtgaaAAACTCGAGTTTGAAGGAAGGGGATGCCACCCTAAATGTGTTCATTAAACAGCTGGATGTTCGAACGATTATTATTGACTGTTCTTCTACTCCATTTCTGGACACATCTGGAGTGAACACTCTAACGGGAGTATTGAAGGATTACAAGGAAATAGATATCAGTGTTCTGCTCGCTTGCTGTAATTTCTCAGTGATTGATTCCTTGGAAAGAGCTGGGTACTTTGGAAAAAACAACAGTGAAATTCACAAACTTCTCTTTTACAGCGTTCACAGTGCCGTTCTGTTTGCAAGAGAGCAAATGCGTCCATATGCTGAATGTAATGTTTAATGTTGTGACGAGAGGTGCATGGAGAGAATATTATTTCGAAGGGCTGCTCAGCAAAAGGTCCCGTGCACCACCGAAACGTTAGTCTTTTCCACTTTTATCCCAGACTTGGATACAATACTGTCACAACTAAAATTTAGTTTCAGCACTTAGATAAT
This window encodes:
- the LOC138299506 gene encoding sulfate anion transporter 1-like, encoding MNGQIETCQTDNEPYCPVLIKRKVKIKTKLQASIKVKVKKNCTWTTKRLKNMILDFFPVIRWLPKYKCKEYIWGDVMSGLIVGIILVPQAIAYSLLAGLQPIYSLYTSFFANIIYFIMGTSRHVSVGIFSLLSLMVGQVVDREMQLAGFDLSDDVRSTASEMHRWNGSETNTTAFNFSVSELNIVCGKECYAISIATALTFVAGVYQVLMGIFHLGFLSIYLSEPMLDGFATGASLTILTAQVKYLLGIKIPRSQGFGMIITTWINIFQNISQTNFCDVITSAICIAVLVTAKELGDRYKKKLKIPLPTELVVVVVATLISHFCELNKTYGSSVSGNIPTGFIPPKVPNFGLIPRVALDAIPLAVVSFAFTISLSEMFAKKYVYTIKANQEMFAIGFCNIIPSFFHSFTTSAALAKTLVKSSTGCQTQVSSVVSAVVVLLVLLFFAPLFYSLQKCVLACIIIVSLRGALRKFRDLPARWQLNKIDTMVWCTTVLSSALISTEMGLLIGIIVSMLCIIVRTQRPHSALLSQIPNTVFYEDEGKYENLSPIPQVKIFRFEAPLYYANNGFFQKDLYKMVGLDPALEIAKRKKILRKERESGEKKNREKVKNSSLKEGDATLNVFIKQLDVRTIIIDCSSTPFLDTSGVNTLTGVLKDYKEIDISVLLACCNFSVIDSLERAGYFGKNNSEIHKLLFYSVHSAVLFAREQMRPYAECNV